The following proteins come from a genomic window of Triticum aestivum cultivar Chinese Spring chromosome 6A, IWGSC CS RefSeq v2.1, whole genome shotgun sequence:
- the LOC123130064 gene encoding transcription repressor MYB6 — protein MGCRSCDKPKMNYRKGLWSPEEDQRLRDYILKHGLGCWSAVPAKAGLQRNGKSCRLRWINYLRPGLKRGMFSQEEEDVVINLQAKLGNKWSQIAMHLPGRTDNEVKNYWNSYLKKRVMQLGSNSSSNPASKNASPELLTSMSATTELIMTSGGGGGGGSTATSTHDHDANISSSGAISAAEPFVDQHEHQHHHQQQAKNFVFADWMPTAAVTPAGPESYSMSAHWPASTASSGNVTPSHGAFVGDQMSGSSYAALQHPHQHHHHQSAVTVAGAHASAGGMVAGGGYFDLLNMGDIYGGFSTTNDDLLF, from the exons ATGGGGTGCCGGTCCTGCGACAAGCCCAAGATGAACTACAGGAAGGGGCTGTGGTCTCCTGAGGAGGACCAGAGGCTGAGGGACTACATCCTCAAGCACGGCCTCGGCTGCTGGAGTGCTGTTCCTGCAAAAGCTG GTCTGCAGAGGAATGGCAAGAGCTGCCGGCTGCGTTGGATCAACTACCTGCGGCCCGGATTGAAGCGCGGGATGTTCTCTCAGGAAGAGGAGGACGTTGTCATCAACCTCCAAGCCAAGTTGGGCAACAA GTGGTCGCAGATCGCGATGCATCTGCCGGGGAGGACGGACAACGAGGTGAAGAACTACTGGAACTCGTACCTCAAGAAGCGGGTGATGCAGCTGGGCTCCAACTCCAGCTCCAACCCGGCCAGCAAGAACGCCTCGCCGGAGCTGCTCACCTCCATGAGCGCCACCACCGAGCTCATCAtgaccagcggcggcggcggcggcggcggcagcacggCGACGTCGACCCACGACCACGACGCCAACATCAGCAGCAGCGGCGCCATCTCGGCCGCGGAGCCGTTCGTCGACCAGCACgagcaccagcaccaccaccagcagcaggcCAAGAACTTCGTCTTCGCCGACTGGATGCCGACTGCCGCGGTGACGCCGGCGGGGCCGGAGAGCTACTCCATGTCCGCGCACTGGCCCGCCTCCACGGCCAGCTCCGGCAACGTGACGCCGTCGCACGGCGCCTTCGTCGGGGACCAGATGAGCGGCAGCAGCTACGCCGCGCTGCAGCACccgcaccagcaccaccaccaccagagcgCGGTCACCGTGGCGGGCGCTCATGCCAGCGCCGGCGGCATGGTCGCCGGAGGCGGCTACTTCGACCTGCTCAACATGGGCGACATCTACGGGGGGTTCAGCACGACGAACGACGATCTGCTCTTCTGA
- the LOC123131736 gene encoding RNA-binding NOB1-like protein, with protein MEEAWPALGPAAGDAAFPPPPPPGAALGGPVAWGAAATARREAVAKESPAQAVSRIVSSCANSSGLAVAVVDANAVISGGAALASAAGRLVTVPEVLEEVRDAAARRRLALLPTPVETVEPAPEFVKKVVKFARETGDLQTLSDVDMKIIALAYMLEAEVHGTSHLREQPPPLHVVSVRTLQEAPLPGWGSNVPNLAEWEALDKMSEAGGDLNSRILPLKDLENQEIPTSETNSISETQGGEEFQPSKKDACIPWEDDENNEGWLPAVGRTTHRKYLRRKARRDALKASEQGFETSSVAPSVDEDNLSENGLDSVDGPSVVPEKTRSNTDSLEFPEEDEPKIVGDQLANGENVVGNTGTVEGRNDTDACTEQLDNLDIKSGTEEGVSASFVDDESSEQSWALRSLSESTVACVTSDYAMQNVILQIGLRLLAPGGMQIRQLHRWVLRCHACYKVTQEIGKIFCPKCGNGGTLRKVSVTVGENGITMASRRPRVTLRGTKFSLPMPQGGRDAVIKNPILREDQLPQKVLHPKSKKSSKLGDDFLGAEDIFTHSGEKKVELKPPVRKALAMFSGKRNPNDNHFSRKKN; from the exons ATGGAAGAAGCGTGGCCGGCCCTCGGCCCGGCGGCCGGCGACGCGGCCTtcccgcccccgccaccgcccggCGCAGCGCTCGGTGGCCCCGTGGCGTGGGGCGCGGCCGCGACGGCGCGGCGGGAGGCGGTGGCCAAGGAGTCGCCCGCGCAGGCCGTGAGCCGGATCGTGTCCAGCTGCGCCAACTCGAGCGGCCTGGCCGTGGCCGTCGTCGACGCCAACGCCGTCATCTCGGGCggcgccgcgctggcctccgccgCGGGGCGGCTCGTCACCGTGCCCGAGGTGCTCGAGGAGGtgcgcgacgccgccgcgcgccggAGGCTGGCGCTCCTGCCCACCCCCGTCGAGACCGTCGAGCCCGCGCCCGAGTTCGTCAAGAAAG TTGTCAAGTTTGCCAGGGAAACAGGAGATCTCCAGACACTTTCAGATGTTGATATGAAGATTATCGCTCTAGCATACATGTTGGAGGCTGAGGTCCATGGGACCAGCCATTTGCGGGAGCAGCCACCTCCACTTCACGTGGTCAGCGTCCGGACCTTGCAAGAGGCACCACTGCCAGGCTGGGGCTCTAATGTGCCTAACCTAGCAGAGTGGGAAGCATTGGATAAGATGTCTGAGGCAGGCGGGGATCTTAATTCTCGGATCCTCCCACTGAAGGATCTTGAGAACCAAGAAATCCCTACAAGCGAGACCAACAGTATTTCTGAGACACAAGGCGGTGAAGAGTTTCAGCCTTCAAAGAAGGATGCATGTATTCCTTGGGAAGATGATGAGAACAATGAAGGTTGGTTGCCTGCTGTTGGCCGCACCACGCACAGAAAATATTTGCGGAGGAAAGCGAGGCGTGATGCCCTCAAGGCATCTGAACAAGGTTTTGAGACAAGTTCTGTTGCTCCATCAGTCGATGAAGATAACTTGTCTGAAAATGGTTTGGATTCAGTGGATGGCCCTTCTGTTGTTCCAGAGAAAACAAGGTCAAATACTGACAGCTTGGAATTTCCGGAAGAGGATGAACCCAAAATTGTTGGAGATCAACTAGCTAATGGGGAGAATGTGGTAGGCAATACTGGTACTGTTGAGGGCAGAAATGATACTGATGCATGCACTGAACAATTGGATAATTTGGATATAAAAAGTGGGACAGAGGAAGGTGTGAGTGCATCTTTTGTCGATGATGAGAGCAGTGAGCAGAGTTGGGCCCTGAGGTCCTTATCTGAATCTACTGTAGCGTGTGTTACTAGTGACTATGCCATGCAAAACGTTATCCTCCAGATTGGTCTCCGTCTCTTGGCACCAGGTGGCATGCAAATACGGCAGTTGCACAG GTGGGTTCTGAGGTGTCATGCTTGCTACAAGGTGACACAAGAGATTGGAAAAATATTCTGTCCAAAGTGTGGCAATGGTGGCACCTTGCGAAAGGTTTCAGTAACAGTTGGTGAAAATGGGATCACTATGGCTTCACGGCGCCCGCGTGTTACTCTCCGAGGCACAAAA TTTTCCCTTCCAATGCCCCAAGGTGGAAGAGATGCCGTCATTAAGAATCCCATTTTACGTGAAGACCAACTTCCCCAGAAGGTTCTGCATCCTAAATCGAAGAAGTCAAGCAAGCTG GGGGATGATTTCTTGGGCGCTGAGGACATATTCACGCACAGCGGCGAGAAGAAGGTGGAGCTGAAACCTCCAGTAAGGAAGGCGCTCGCAATGTTCAGCGGGAAACGGAATCCGAACGACAACCACTTTTCTCGCAAGAAGAACTAA
- the LOC123131737 gene encoding F-box/kelch-repeat protein SKIP4, producing MNHHLESGDYQKLFCRKMESAELQTPLLHGLPDEIALLCLARVPRKYHNALRCVSRGWKALLCSEEWHSYRKRNNLDESWIYVICRGTGFKCYVLVPDPTTRCLKVIQVMEPPCSGREGVSIETLDRRLFLMGGCSWLKDATDEVYCYDAASNHWSKAAPMPTARCFFVTAALNNKIYVTGGLGLTDKSPNSWDIYDKATDSWFSHKNPMLTPDIVKFVALDDELVTIHKASWNRMYFAGIYDPVDQSWRGKENEIALCWSGPTVVVDGTLYMLDQSLGTKLMMWINETKEWVMVGRLSDKLTRPPCELVAIGRKIYVIGKGLSTVTIDMDMAARVDGFLVSSSTGPLMEHDFSPEKCSVITI from the exons ATGAACCATCACCTTGAAAGTGGTGATTACCAGAAGCTATTCTGTAGGAAGATGGAATCTGCTGAGCTCCAGACTCCACTTCTACATGGTCTTCCGGACGAGATCGCTCTTCTTTGCCTGGCAAGGGTTCCTCGCAAGTATCACAATGCTCTTAGATGTGTCTCGAGGGGATGGAAGGCATTGTTATGTAGTGAAGAGTGGCACTCTTACCGCAAGAGGAACAACTTGGATGAGTCCTGGATATATGTGATTTGTAGGGGTACAGGCTTCAAATGCTATGTTCTTGTTCCTGACCCTACGACCCGGTGCTTGAAAGTCATCCAAGTCATGGAACCTCCATGCTCAGGGCGGGAAGGCGTTTCCATAGAGACCTTGGACCGGAGGTTATTTCTCATGGGGGGTTGTAGTTGGCTAAAGGATGCTACTGATGAAGTGTATTGTTATGATGCTGCTTCAAATCACTGGAGCAAAGCAGCACCAATGCCTACTGCTAG GTGCTTCTTTGTAACAGCAGCTCTGAACAACAAGATTTATGTTACTGGAGGACTTGGACTGACAGACAAATCACCTAATTCTTGGGACATCTACGACAAAGCCACGGACTCCTGGTTCTCGCATAAGAACCCGATGCTCACTCCTGACATCGTCAAATTTGTCGCATTGGATGATGAGCTGGTGACCATCCACAAGGCGTCCTGGAACAGGATGTACTTTGCGGGTATATACGACCCGGTCGACCAGTCCTGGAGGGGCAAGGAGAATGAGATTGCCCTGTGCTGGTCTGGCCCGACGGTCGTCGTTGACGGGACGCTCTACATGCTCGACCAGTCCCTCGGCACCAAGCTGATGATGTGGATTAACGAGACCAAGGAGTGGGTGATGGTTGGCAGGCTGTCGGACAAGCTTACACGCCCACCCTGCGAGCTTGTGGCCATCGGCAGGAAGATCTATGTGATCGGCAAGGGGCTGAGCACGGTGACCATCGACATGGACATGGCAGCCAGGGTGGACGGGTTCCTCGTCTCCTCGTCAACCGGGCCGCTGATGGAGCACGACTTCTCGCCGGAGAAGTGCAGTGTCATCACCATCTGA